In the genome of Dethiosulfovibrio faecalis, one region contains:
- a CDS encoding alanine/glycine:cation symporter family protein, producing the protein MEAVMRINGIVNGFVWGPWTLTLLVGTGIYLTIILGVPQIRYFGFMFKEVIGRLGKKQEKTEGSISSFSALATALASTVGTGNIAGVATALHLGGPGALFWMLISAVFGMTTKFAEVTLAVHFREKDSNGQWRGGTMYVLEKGTGQKWLAWLFAFFASFASFGIGNAIQANSTAEGLALGFGVPHLATGIVLAILTAAVIMGGINGIARVTTYLVPFMAIFYIIGALITVGVNGANVPAAFGRAIKYAFSDPMAMPGAIAGWSIKMALTKGLARGVFSNEAGLGSAPMVHAAATVDHPVRQGVYGLFEVFTDTIVICTLTALAILTTSSLVGQPELTGAQLSLTAFQEVLGQTGVMILSTGLALFSFSTILGWYWYGETSVTYILGDSKPVIMGFKVMWILVLLVGASGGGGKFLSNIWNMSDTMNGLMAIPNLIALLWLSNEVKKLVKDFDDKRRKGILE; encoded by the coding sequence ATGGAAGCAGTAATGAGGATTAATGGAATAGTCAACGGTTTTGTGTGGGGGCCATGGACTCTCACCCTTTTGGTCGGTACCGGCATATACCTGACGATCATCCTAGGTGTGCCGCAGATTCGTTATTTCGGTTTTATGTTCAAAGAGGTTATAGGGCGTCTCGGCAAGAAACAGGAAAAGACGGAGGGCTCCATCTCGTCCTTCTCGGCTCTGGCAACCGCCTTGGCCTCCACGGTCGGCACGGGCAACATAGCCGGCGTCGCCACGGCTCTTCACCTCGGAGGTCCGGGAGCCCTGTTCTGGATGCTCATCTCCGCGGTATTCGGCATGACCACCAAGTTCGCCGAGGTCACGTTGGCGGTCCACTTCAGGGAGAAGGACAGCAACGGACAGTGGAGGGGCGGCACCATGTACGTTCTCGAGAAGGGAACGGGACAGAAGTGGCTCGCGTGGCTCTTCGCCTTCTTCGCTTCCTTCGCGTCCTTCGGCATCGGTAACGCCATCCAGGCCAACTCCACCGCCGAAGGCCTCGCCCTGGGCTTCGGAGTTCCCCATCTTGCCACAGGTATAGTTCTGGCCATACTGACCGCCGCCGTCATAATGGGCGGAATCAACGGGATAGCCAGGGTCACCACCTATCTGGTTCCCTTCATGGCCATCTTCTACATCATAGGTGCTCTTATAACCGTCGGAGTCAACGGAGCCAACGTGCCCGCCGCCTTCGGCAGAGCCATCAAGTACGCTTTCTCCGATCCCATGGCCATGCCTGGAGCCATCGCCGGATGGAGCATAAAGATGGCCCTCACCAAGGGACTCGCCCGAGGGGTCTTCTCCAACGAGGCCGGTCTCGGATCGGCTCCCATGGTCCACGCCGCCGCTACGGTAGATCACCCCGTTCGCCAGGGCGTCTACGGCCTCTTTGAGGTCTTCACCGATACCATAGTCATCTGCACCCTCACCGCTCTTGCCATCCTCACCACCAGCTCCCTGGTCGGGCAGCCTGAGCTCACGGGAGCCCAGCTGAGCCTAACTGCCTTCCAGGAGGTTCTGGGACAGACGGGGGTCATGATACTTTCCACTGGGCTTGCCCTGTTCTCCTTCTCCACGATCCTGGGCTGGTACTGGTATGGCGAGACCAGCGTCACCTATATCCTCGGAGACAGCAAGCCGGTCATAATGGGCTTTAAGGTCATGTGGATCCTGGTTCTTCTGGTCGGAGCCTCCGGCGGTGGCGGCAAATTCCTGTCCAACATCTGGAATATGTCTGACACCATGAACGGCCTCATGGCCATACCCAACCTCATAGCCTTGCTTTGGCTCTCCAACGAGGTGAAGAAGCTCGTCAAGGACTTCGACGACAAGCGTCGCAAAGGAATTCTGGAGTAA